A genome region from Magnolia sinica isolate HGM2019 chromosome 8, MsV1, whole genome shotgun sequence includes the following:
- the LOC131254187 gene encoding uncharacterized protein LOC131254187 — MRDSVTGQEPGPVDFYKGIHCRQSTGSWVHPRASKIWEEMNTLRSQPTPDGTQRSESEILSQVLGIRSGYVRGFGHGAKFMAPARAASSRSIVIGDSAVRRADTAEREVQQLQVVVDDIKDQLDRQREEQERRMEEQLSFMFVSLKFHASLAEFHVCLTQYYVCDM, encoded by the exons atg cgagattccgtcactggccaggagcccggaccagtagacttctacaaagGGATTCACTGTCGGCAGTCgacaggatcttgggtacatcctagagccagcaagatttgg gaggagatgaacaccttacgcagtcaacccactcccgatggtactcagcggagtgagtcagagatcctgagtcaggtgcttggcatccgttctggatatgtgcgtgggtttggccatggtgccaagttcatggcacccgctagagctgcctccagccgatccatcgtcATTGGCGACAGCGCCGTACGCCGAGCTGATActgcagagagagaggttcagcagttACAGGTCGTCGTCGATGACATTAAAGATCAGCTGGACagacagagggaggagcaggagaggaggatggaggagcagCTG agtttcatgtttgtctcgctcaagTTCCAtgcttccctcgctgaatttcatgtttgcctcactcaatatTATGTTtgcgatatgtaa